In the Candidatus Binatia bacterium genome, ACCCGCCGGGAACGTTCTGCACGGTGTAGGGCCGCTCGCCCCCGGGGGCCGGCCACGTTCCGTTCAGGCGGAGCCTCACGGCCAGGGGGTGAGGCGGCGCCGCCGATACACGGTCCGGCAGCGGTCGAATCGAACGATAGGCGGAGTAGAGGAGCACGAGCGCAAAGGCGACGGCGAGTGCTCGCGGCGCGATGAAGCCGGCCGCGTACGCGCCGAGCAGGGCCCCGATCACCGTCGCGATCTCGAGCAGCATCGCCACGCGGATGTTCGTGTAGCCCTCGCGCACGTAGGCCGCCGCGGCTCCCGAGGAGGTCGCGATCACCGAGACGAGGGCCGCGCCGATGGCGTAGCGGAGATGCACGTGGAAGACGAGGGTGAGGAGCGGGACGATGACGATCCCGCCGCCCAGACCGGTGAGGGCGCCGAGGAGCCCGGCGCCGAAGGAGCCGGCCGCGATCCAGAGCGTGGAATCGAGGATGGTCATGGCGCCGGCGATCCTAGCGGATCGGACGCATGCCGGGGACCTCTCCTACTGGATGTAGCCGAGCGAACGCAGCCGCTCGCGAAGCTCCTGGTCCACCGGCGAGGCGATCGGCTGCTCGCCCTCGCGGCGCGCCGAGGCCGCCGTCTCGTAGGTCTTGAGCCCCTTCTCGCGCGAGATCCGCTTCATGACCGCGGGCTTCAGCGCGTCCTCGATGGGGCGTCCGTCCATGTCGGCCGCGGTGGGCAGCCCGTACAGCGCGAGGATGGTCGGCGTGATGTCGAGCACCGTCGCGCCGGAGATCGTCACGCCGGGCTTCACGCCGGGGCCCTGCAGGAAGAGGATCCCATCCAGCTTGTGCGCCATGACCCCCTTGCCGCCGCCCATGAAGCCGTGGTCGGAGGTGACGATCACGTTCGTCGAGGGATCGGCCTCCTTCAGGAGACCCCCGATGAGGCGGTCGGTGAACACGTAGTAGTTGGGGATCAGGTTCTTCATCCACTGGTATTCGGCGTCGCTGAGCGGCGGCGAGAAGGTGCCCGGCATGTCCATGTCCCAGTAGCGGTGCGAGACCTCGTCGGTGCCGCGCAGATAGACGGTCATGAAGTCGGGGTGGTTCTTGCGGTAGAGCTCGAGGCCCACGCGATAGAAGGTCATGTCGGCGGCATAGATCCACTTGAGGTCGTGGACCAGCTGCTCCTGGCGCGGCGTGACCTTGGTGGTGTCGAACGCCGGGACGAACTGGAAAAGCTCGGCCCACGAGACGCTCTCCGGGGAGCGGCGCAGCTGCTTGGTGAGCGCGTCGAGATCGGCGGGGTAGGTCCGGCGCGAATCGCGCGAGGGCCACGAGCCGTCGTCGTACTGCACGTAGTCGCTGATCACGAAGCCGTTCACCGGCTGCGCGGGCCACGTCGTCCACCAGCCCACGACCCCCACTCTCTTGCCCAGCGAGCCGAGGATGTCCCAGACCGGCCGCGCCTTCCAGAGGTTCGACGTGGTGGGGGATTCCCCTTCGGCGCCCGTGCGGGCCCGCGAGCGCTCCCCGCGCTTCACGAAGAAGTCGGAGATGCCGTGCTTGCTCGGCACCTTGCCCGTGGCGATGCTCGCCCAGATGATCGGGCTCTTGGTCAGCGGCTCGAGCGACCGGATCCGCCCCGAGGCCCCCTTGTCCCGCAGTCTCGCGAAGTTCGGCACCTTCTGCCGGTCGAGGAGCGGCCCCAGGACGTCCCACTCGCCGGCATCCACGCCGATGACCAGAACCTTGGGCGGCTTCTCGCTCGCGCGGGCGCAGGTCCAGACGCCTCCCGCCAGGACGAGGCCGATCGCGAGCGCCAGCGCGAGGCGGGCGTAGAAGCGGAGAGACGGGTTCACGGAAGCTCCTTGGAGATGGGCGAACGCCGGGCCAATCCGGTGACGGTATCAGGCATGGTGGCCCCGTGCCAGTGACACCCGGACCGGCAGGCTGCGGTTCCCATTGACTTTGGCCGCCCGCTCCCGTAGCTTGGTGCGTCCGCCTGTCTTACGTGCGCGCCGCTAGCTCAATTGGCAGAGCAACTGACTCTTAATCAGTAGGTTCTAGGTTCGATTCCTAGGCGGCGCACCATCCCGCATGCTGCCCTCACGGCACGCTCACCAGCTCGCCTGTGACGGTCGATGCTCAACGAAGTGTCTGGCGCACGGGACCGTTGGGATCAAACGTGGCAAGAGGATCGGCGTGGCGATGGACGATTTTCCAGTCGTCGTCTTCGCGACGAAACGTCGTCGTCACGCGCAAAACAAAGGGTTCCACCTGCTCTCCGCCGCCGACCCGGGCCTTCCAATACTCGATCTCCAGGATGGTTGCCAGATCGGCGGTTTCATACGCTGCGATGGTCTCGATCCGGGTCACGGTCCCATCCCTGAAGCGAGATGAGGCGTAGTCAAGCGCTTCGCCGACTTGAGTCCATCCGCGTGCGACCGGACCGAATGGATTCGCAAGCGTGATGTCGTTTCGATGCGAGCAGAGCGACTTGAAGGCTTGTCCCTCTCCCTGCGCGAATTTGTCCAACGCCCCGTGGGACTGCTCGACGACTTGGCGCAAGTCCACGTCATATCTCCTGATTCTTAGGTCCGATTCCTAGGGTACCCTGCTCGTCACACTCGTGCGCAGGCACTGACCGCCAGGAGACATCCTGGAATATCGCCCGAGGTAGGCACAACATGGAATCGATCCAGCCCGGGCAACAATTGGGTCACTACCGCATCGTGAGCCGCCTCGGGGCCGGCGGGATGGGCGAGGTATTTCGCGCCGAGGACCTCCGGCTGGAGCGGTCGGTCGCGATCAAGCTCCTTCCGCCCGCACTGGCGCGGGACGCCGAAGCCGTCGAGCGGCTCACGCGGGAAGCCCGGGCCGCATCCTCCCTCCATCACGCCGGCATCGTCGCGATCTTCGCGATCGAAGAGGCCGACGGCGTTCCCTACATCGTGATGGAGCTCGTGGAAGGGGAGACGCTCCACCAAAGGATCCAGCGGGGCGCTCTCGACGCCCCCGAGCTGGTCTCGATCGGCGCGCAGATCGCGGACGCGGTCGGGGCCGCGCACAAGGTGGGCCTGATCCACCGGGATATCAAACCCTCGAACGTTCTCCTGACGGGCGACGGCAGGGCCAAGCTGGCCGATTTCGGCATCGCCAAGCGACTCGTTGCCCCAAACGCGGATCCGATGGCGACGGCGGCGCTCTCCCTCACCGCGACCGGGGCGCTCGTGGGGACCTTCCTGTACATGTCGCCCGAGCAGTCGCGGGGCGAGACGCTGGACACGCGCTCGGACATCTTCTCCCTCGGGGTCGTGCTCTACGAGGCCGCGACGGGCCGTCTTCCCTTCGAGGGACCGACCGCCCTCTCGGTCCTGCACGAGATCGCTCTCGTGGAGCCTCCGGCGCCTTCGCGGATCCGCCCGGGACTCCAGAGAAGGCTCGACCACGTGCTCCTACGGGCCATGGCCAAGGATCGGGAGCGGCGCTACGCGACGGCCGAAGAGCTGGCGGGGGCGCTTCGGGAGACGTTGTCCGAGGAAGCCGAGACGATGGTGACCCGGCCCGACGCCATGGAGGCGCGGTCCGCGGCGATCCCGAACAACCTGCCGCCCGCCCTCACGAGCTTCGTGGGAAGACGGGACGAGATGGAGGAAGTCGGCCGCCACCTACGTTCCACCCGCCTCGTCACGCTCACGGGAGCGGGAGGCTGCGGGAAGTCACGACTTTCGATCCAGATCGCGCAAAACCTCCTTCAGAGCTTTCCCGACGGCGCGTGGCTCGTCGAGCTCGCTCCCCTCTCGGATCCCTCGCTCGTGCTGCAAGGCGTCGCGGGCGTCTTCGGCATCCGGGAGATTCCGGGCCGTCCCCTTCTTCAGACCTTGAGCGAGTCCCTCTCCGGCCGCGCGTTTCTTCTGATTCTCGACAACTGCGAGCACCTGATCCCGGGGTGCTTCGAGATCGCGCGGGTCCTCGTCGGAGCCTGCCCCAACGGGCGGATGCTCGCGACCAGCCGCATGCCCCTGGGCGTTCCGGGCGAGGTCGTATGGCGGGTGCCGCCCCTTCGCATCCCGGCTGCCTCGGCAGGCGCTCCGCGAAAGAGGAATGAGGTCGGCGCGTACGAGTCGGTGCGGCTCTTCGTCGAGCGCGCCTCCACGGTGATGCCTTCGTTCGCCCTGACCGACGAGAATGCCGAACCGATCGCGCAGATCTGTTCCCGGCTCGACGGAATTCCCCTGGCCATCGAGCTCGCCGCGGCCCGCATCAAGGTCCTTCCCGCCGGGCAGATCCTGGCGCGGCTCGAATCGCGCTTCCGTCTGCTCACGGGGGGAAGCCTGACCGCGCTTCCGCACCAGCAGACGCTGCGCGCCGCCGTGGACTGGAGCTACGACCTTCTGACCGATCCGGAGCGGTCGCTCTTCCAGAGGCTGAGCGTCTTCGCGGGCGGCGCGACGCTCGAGGCGGTGGAATCGGTCTGCTCGGGAGAAGGGATTTCGGAAGATCTCGTCCTCGATCTCATGACCCAGCTCGTCGACCGCTCGCTCGTGATTCCGGAAGAGGGGGCCGGGGGCACGGCGCGCTACCGTCTCCTCGAGACCTTGCGGGAATACGGAAAGGAGCGCCTGGCCGCCGCGGGCTCGGACGCCGCGTACCGGGAACGGCACGGCGCCTATTTCCTTCGCTTTGCCGAGGCGGCAAGCCCGGAGCTCATGGGCCCCGCGCAGCGGGCGTGGCTCGACCGCCTCGAAGAGGAGCATGACAACTTCCGCCACGCGCTTGCCTGGGCCGCGGCGAGCGGGTCGGGCGAGACCGCGCTCCGGCTCGCCTCGGCCCTCGATCGGTTCTGGTGGATGCACGGCCATTGGAACGAGGGGCGAAGACAGCTCGAGCAGATCCTGTCGTCTCCGGCAGGATCGGTTCGATCGGAGGCGCGCGCCGAAGCGCTGCAGGGCGCGGCCGTGCTCGCGCGACGACAAGGCGCGCAGGCGATCGCCGAGCGCTATCTGAACGAGAGCCTGGCGATTCGTCGCGAGCTCGGCAATCCCCGCGGCATCGCCTCGACCCTGCAGGCGCTGGGAAGCCTCGCGCACGACCGTGGCCACGGCGAGCGGGCGCAGGCTCTGTATGAAGAGAGCCTGGGCATGTTCCGCGAGCTCAAGGACCGCCGGTCCGAGGCCGGAGTCCTCCACAATCTGGGCAACGAGGCGCAGGCACAGGGCCGCTATGACGCCGCCGCGGCCCTGTTCCAGGAGGCGCTCGAGATCAACCGCGAGATCGGCAACACGGTC is a window encoding:
- a CDS encoding sulfite exporter TauE/SafE family protein, with product MTILDSTLWIAAGSFGAGLLGALTGLGGGIVIVPLLTLVFHVHLRYAIGAALVSVIATSSGAAAAYVREGYTNIRVAMLLEIATVIGALLGAYAAGFIAPRALAVAFALVLLYSAYRSIRPLPDRVSAAPPHPLAVRLRLNGTWPAPGGERPYTVQNVPGGFAIMMVAGAISGLLGIGSGALKVLALDQAMRLPFKVSTATSNFMIGVTAAASAGIYLRRGYVDPGLALPVMLGVLAGALVGARLMAAARTRTLRTLFTGVIVVLAIEMLVRAARGEF
- a CDS encoding alkaline phosphatase family protein → MNPSLRFYARLALALAIGLVLAGGVWTCARASEKPPKVLVIGVDAGEWDVLGPLLDRQKVPNFARLRDKGASGRIRSLEPLTKSPIIWASIATGKVPSKHGISDFFVKRGERSRARTGAEGESPTTSNLWKARPVWDILGSLGKRVGVVGWWTTWPAQPVNGFVISDYVQYDDGSWPSRDSRRTYPADLDALTKQLRRSPESVSWAELFQFVPAFDTTKVTPRQEQLVHDLKWIYAADMTFYRVGLELYRKNHPDFMTVYLRGTDEVSHRYWDMDMPGTFSPPLSDAEYQWMKNLIPNYYVFTDRLIGGLLKEADPSTNVIVTSDHGFMGGGKGVMAHKLDGILFLQGPGVKPGVTISGATVLDITPTILALYGLPTAADMDGRPIEDALKPAVMKRISREKGLKTYETAASARREGEQPIASPVDQELRERLRSLGYIQ
- a CDS encoding nuclear transport factor 2 family protein; the protein is MDLRQVVEQSHGALDKFAQGEGQAFKSLCSHRNDITLANPFGPVARGWTQVGEALDYASSRFRDGTVTRIETIAAYETADLATILEIEYWKARVGGGEQVEPFVLRVTTTFRREDDDWKIVHRHADPLATFDPNGPVRQTLR
- a CDS encoding protein kinase, with amino-acid sequence MESIQPGQQLGHYRIVSRLGAGGMGEVFRAEDLRLERSVAIKLLPPALARDAEAVERLTREARAASSLHHAGIVAIFAIEEADGVPYIVMELVEGETLHQRIQRGALDAPELVSIGAQIADAVGAAHKVGLIHRDIKPSNVLLTGDGRAKLADFGIAKRLVAPNADPMATAALSLTATGALVGTFLYMSPEQSRGETLDTRSDIFSLGVVLYEAATGRLPFEGPTALSVLHEIALVEPPAPSRIRPGLQRRLDHVLLRAMAKDRERRYATAEELAGALRETLSEEAETMVTRPDAMEARSAAIPNNLPPALTSFVGRRDEMEEVGRHLRSTRLVTLTGAGGCGKSRLSIQIAQNLLQSFPDGAWLVELAPLSDPSLVLQGVAGVFGIREIPGRPLLQTLSESLSGRAFLLILDNCEHLIPGCFEIARVLVGACPNGRMLATSRMPLGVPGEVVWRVPPLRIPAASAGAPRKRNEVGAYESVRLFVERASTVMPSFALTDENAEPIAQICSRLDGIPLAIELAAARIKVLPAGQILARLESRFRLLTGGSLTALPHQQTLRAAVDWSYDLLTDPERSLFQRLSVFAGGATLEAVESVCSGEGISEDLVLDLMTQLVDRSLVIPEEGAGGTARYRLLETLREYGKERLAAAGSDAAYRERHGAYFLRFAEAASPELMGPAQRAWLDRLEEEHDNFRHALAWAAASGSGETALRLASALDRFWWMHGHWNEGRRQLEQILSSPAGSVRSEARAEALQGAAVLARRQGAQAIAERYLNESLAIRRELGNPRGIASTLQALGSLAHDRGHGERAQALYEESLGMFRELKDRRSEAGVLHNLGNEAQAQGRYDAAAALFQEALEINREIGNTVWEAMALNGLGSVARDRGELREARAFHEQALALQQQLGDRRGIAYTSGELGSIACSLGSLEEGRSLLEQNLRIVRDLGDSVWVADSLERFAVLAAVRGHAERALRLAGAAAALRDAIGVPLTESERAKLDRDLIPARDGLGEKEAGEGFDRGRRLSVEAAFLYALSD